The stretch of DNA CTCAAATCGAAAATCCAGAAGAAGACATAAAAATAATGTCACAAGTTTATTTGCCAAGAAATAATAATGATTTATGAGGCAATACTGAACAAAATTTGCTTTTAATCGCTACAATAGCGCGAAATTTTAAAGGTAAAAACATGAAGAAAATTTTGCCATTTTTAGCGCCTATTTGCCTCTTTGCAAGTAGCTGTGACGAGCTAATACAAGAGAGTGTGAGGAAGTTTTATAAAAGCGATAGAAATTTGGAGAGAGCCATAAATTTAGCCGAGCAAGCGACTGATGTCTGCTTAAAAGAGGGCAACACCGAGCAGGCGATCACTTCGCTCATAAATAGCGCTAGCATTTGCATGGTAAATAAAGAGCCACAAAAGGCGTTAGAGCTCTCACAAAGAGCCCTAGAGCTTGCGGCAAACGTTAGCGACAAGCTGCTACTAGCTCGCTCTTATCATAGCCTAGGTGCGGCACAAAAGGCGCTAGGCAGATACGACGAAGCACTTGCTAATTTTCAAGAAGCTCTAAAAATTTATGACAACGCGCCAAATGCCCCAATGAACGACGAACTCATCTGTATAAAAGGCATCGCTAGCGCCTACTACCTAAAAAACGACTTTGACAAAGCCCACGAAAACTACCTTTTAGCGCTAAATTTACTTGATATCACGCCGGAGTTAAGCGGCAACGAGCTTGTGCGATCAGAGCTTTTAGTAGAGCTTGCTAACGACCTAGCAAAGCTTAAGCAAAAGGACGAAGCCGCCAAAAACTACAAAAAAGTGCTTGAAATTTTAAATGGAAAAGAGCAAAATCCTCGCGCACGGGATCTTTTAGAGAGAGCTAACAAAGGGCTAAATGGGCTTAACTAAAGTTTTTCTTTAGACTTTTTAGCACAAAATTTGCAAGCTCTAGCCCTTTTGAGCGGTGAGAAATTTTAAGCTTCGTCTCATTATCTAGCTCACCAAGCGTTTTAGTAAAGCCATCTGGGATAAAAAGTGCGTCGTAGCCAAAGCCATTTGTACCATGCTCCTCATTTACCGCTTTGCCATACATAAAGCCATGAGTTGTGTAGTCGCCAAATTTCGAGCTAATAGCGATACAGGCGGTGTAATGAGCTGGTGAGCTCTTTAAATTTAGCGCCTTTAGCTTACTAATTAGCTTTGCTCTATTGTTTGCGTCATTTGCGTTTTTGCCACATACTTTGCCATTTTCATCAAGGTCAAAATAGCGAGCTGAATAAATCCCTGGCTCGCCACCAAGCGCATCCACGCTGATGCCACTATCATCGCTAAGCGAGATAAACTCATCCTCAAGCCCTTGCTCTTTAAGCTTTGCAAAAACAGCCTTTGACTTTATGAGCGCATTTTGCTGAAAGCTACTACCATCTTCAACGATCTCAAATGGCTTTACAACCTCGCTTAAAGCGTAAATTTCATAGCCTTTTAAAAACTCTTTTATCTCTTTTACTTTGTCTAAATTTGATGTCGCAAGCACGATCTTCATTGCAAGAGCTCCTTGATTTTTGGGCGTATTTTACAAAAAAGTAGATTAAATTTTTAAATTTAAATTAGCGTTAAAATGATAAACTTAGTCCTTTTAAAAATAAGGAAAATTTTATGTTAAAAAGCGTTTTACCACTATCTTTTATCATAGCAAGCAGATTTTTAGGTCTTTTTATAGTTTTGCCAGTGCTTAGCCTTTATGCCTTGAATTTACGCGGAGCAAACGAGTTTTTAGTAGGGCTAATAGTAGGCGTCTATGCGATCTCACAAATGATATTTCAAGTGCCTTTTGGAGCGCTCTCGGATAGGATAGGACGCAAAAAAACATTAACAATCGGACTTTTGGTTTTTATCATCGGCTCAATAATTTGTGCACATACAAGCGATATTTTTACCATGCTATTTGGTAGATTTTTACAAGGTGTAGGTGCTATCGGAGCAGTTGCAACTGCGATGATAAGTGACTATATAACAGAAGAAAGACGCTCAAAAGCTATGGCGATAATGGGTGCTTTTATAGGACTTAGCTTCACGCTTTCGATGGTGCTTGGACCGCTTCTTGCTAGAAGTTTCGGGCTTTCAAGCCTCTTTTATCTAAGCGCCGCTCTTAGCCTACTTTGCATTGTGCTTCTTTACACCGTTGTGCCAAAAGAGATAAAAGTGAGCGCTAAAAGTGAAAAAGTACCATTTGGTAAGCTGTTTTTGCAAAAAGACTACATGATCATAAATTTCACCTCTTTTATGCAAAAGATGCTAGCAAGCATCGCATTTTTGGTGATCCCTATCGTTTTAGTAAAAGAGTATGGTTACGAAAGCAGCGAGCTTTACAAGGTCTATACGCTTGGTGCCGTGCTTGGCTTTTTAGCTATGGGGCTAGCTGGCGCCCTTGGCGATGGCAAGGGACTTAGCAAGGTCATCTTGATAGCTGGCACGCTACTTTTCGCTCTAACCTACACCATTTTTGCCATTAGTTTTACACTTTTTATCTTCGTTTTGGGAGTTGCTATATTTTTTATAGGATTTAACCTTCACGAGCCCATCATGCAATCAACCGCAACAAAATTTGTAAAATCCTCACAAAAAGGCTCAGCTCTCGGTGTATTTAATTCATTTGGTTATCTAGGAAGCTTTGTTGGAGGTGCATTTGGTGGATACATCTTGCATGCCTTTGGCTTTAAAGTACTAGCCGTCATCTGCGTGGTACTTTGCGTGATATGGCTTATTTTGCTCTTTAGCCTAAGCGATCCAAGAATTTTTAAGAATATCTATCTAAGCCCTGAAGTAAGCTTAAATTTAGAGTTACTAAATGGCCAAAAAGGTGTAGTCGATTATTACAAAAACGAGAAAAATCAAGTGATCAAATTTGACTCTCGCCTAATAAGCGAGGCGGCTTTAAAAGAGAGTTTGAAATTTTGATCTACGACGTCATCATCATTGGTGCTGGCGCTAGCGGACTATTTTTAGGAGCAAATTTAAAGGATAAAAAGGTTGCGATTTTAGAGAAAAATAGCAGCGCTGGCAAAAAGATCCTAACAAGTGGTGGAGGCAGATGCAACATCACAAACCGCTTTATAAGCGCTAAAAACTATCTTGGAGAGCAAAAAATTATAGAGCAAATTTTAAAAGTACTGACTCCAGATCAAGTTTTAAAATTTTTTAGTGAGCTTAAATTTAGTGAGCAAAAGCAAAATCAATTTTTCTGTAATAGCGGTGCAAAGAGCGTCTTGAGCGTACTTTTAAAAAGGCAAAATACAGAAATTTTTTACAATAAAGAGGTTCTTGGTGCTAAAAAAGTAGATGAAATTTTTGAAATTTTGACAAAAGATGAGAAATTTAGAGCTAGAAATTTAGTCATCGCAAGCGGAGGACTAAGCTACAAAGCCCTTGGCGCGAGTGATATTGGCTATAAAATAGCAAATGATTTTGGCATTGAAACCTCAGCTCTTGCGCCTGCACTTGTTGGATTTAGCGTGCAAAAAGATGAGTTTTGGTTTAAAGAACTTAGTGGTGTTAGCCTAAACGCCGAAGTGGAGATAAATAGCAAAAATGAAAGCCATAAATTTAGTGGAGACTTACTTTTTACACATAGAGGCATAAGCGGACCAGCGATACTAAACGCCTCGTTATTTTGGCAAAAAGGTCGAATTTGTATAAATTTTTTACCCAAATTTAATGAGAAAAATTTAATAAATGGCAAAAAGCAGCTTAGTTCGGTTTTGCCCTTGCCAAAGAGATTTGTGCTAGAATTCTTAAGAAATTTTGGCTTAAAAGACAGAGCCTTTTATGAATTTAACGACAATGATAGACAAATAATAAAAAGGCTTTTTGCTTATGAATTTGCCCCAGCTGGGACATTTGGCTTTGAAAGAGCGGAAGTTACAAAAGGTGGCGTAAAGAGTGAATTTTTAGATGAAAATTTACAAGCTTATAACGTTAAGGGACTTTATTTTGTTGGTGAAGTCTTGGACATCACTGGCATGCTTGGCGGATATAACTTACATTTTGCATTTGCAAGCGCTCTAAAGGTGGCTAGGGTCTTAAATCTATGATCTCCTAGAAGTTAGCTAACTTTTAGACAGATTTTCATATTTTAAATAAGATAAATTTACTATGAAAGCAAGTTTTTTAAGCAATTTATTTAGAGTAATTTAGATATTTAAAATATTTTAAAAAGATTTTGGAGTAAATTTTATAGCTAAGCAAGCTAAACGTTATGTTGAATTTAATTTAAAATATAAGCAGTTTAGGAATATTAGATTATTAAACCTCTTTTATAAAGCTAACGGCTTCAAATGGGTTTGAGAAAATATGTTTACTAAATTTCTCCAAATCACTCTTTTGACCATATCCACAAGTTAGACCTACGCCTGTAACAAAAGCGGCTTGTGCAGCCATTAGATCCATAATGGTGTCACCTACCATAAATGCATTATTTTTATCTTTATTAAGTCTAGTTAAAGCCAAATTTATTGGCTCTGGATTTGGTTTTGGATTAGCAACATCGTCTCTTCCAATAACAGTTTTTATATATTTCATAACTCCTAAATGCTCAAGCAAGATAATAGAAAATTTTGAAGTTTTAGTAGTAACTATACCTACATCAGCAAAGCTACTTGCCTCCTTCAATGCTTCATTTGCATAATCTAAGAGTACTGTCTCATCAAGATAAATTTTTTCGTAACAAGCTTTATATTCTTTTATATAGCTATCAATTAAATTTTTGCTTGCACCAAGTCTTTCAAACATTATTTCAAGCGGATGACCAACCAAAGACTTTAATGCATTATGGTCTGGCTCTTTTTTGCCATGAGATAAAAAAGCTCTATCAAATCCTTTTAAAATAGCAGAAGTAGAATCAATAAGCGTACCGTCCAAATCAAAAAGTATGGTTTTGTTCATCATTTTCTCCGTAGAAATAAAAAAGGGCCTAGCCGAAGCTAAGCCCCTAAAAGAAGTAACCTTAAACAATTAAGATTATTTATTGAAAGTAGCTTCAACGCGTCTATTTTGAGCGCGACCTTCTTTAGTTTTATTTGTAGCAATTGGTTTAAGCTCACCGTAGCCAACTGTTGAAATTTTATCCTCGCTTACGCCATAGCCAGCAAGAACATCAGCTACTGCCTTTGCTCTTTTTTCAGATAGTTTTTGGTTATAAGCTTCTGCGCCTACACTATCAGTGTGACCAGCAAGTACAACTTTATAATCTGGGTGTTCGCCCATAAAGTCAGCTACTTTTTTGATCTCAGCTGCATATTTTGGTCCGACTTTATAGCTATCAAATGCAAAGTTAACATCTAGGTCTCTAAGAACGATAACTTTCTCGCATCCTCTTTCGTCAACAACCACGCCAGCTGGAGTGTTAGGGCATTGATCTATATCATTTGGCACGCCATCATTATCATCATCAAGAACTGGAGTTGCTGCTGGAGTTGCTGCTGCAACTGGAGCTGCTGCCACAACTGGAGCTGCTTTTGAGTCAAGACCGATACCAAAGCCTAGTGAATAGAATAGGTTATGATCAGCGTGCTCAAATTTGATAGCGTCTCTTGCTTCTGCTTTAAGAGCAAATCTATCAGTTACTTGATATCTTAAACCAAAACCATATTGGCCAAAACCGCCATCTTCATTTTTAACAAAAATAGCTGGAACATCTTCATATCCAGCACCAACTAAGCCATATAGACTAACTTGTCCAAAATCAACTATATCTTTTACAAGATTTGCATGATATCTAAGAACTCTTCCTTCTCTTGTTAAGCTACCTGTTTTTTCTTTTGCTTTTTGAGTGTAATCAACACCAAGCTCTACTTGATCAAAGAAAAAATCTTCAAGATTTCTAGCAGCTCTAACACCAACGAAGTTGTGGTCTTTTACACGTAAATTTCCCTCTGGGTGAACGCCACCAATAGTTGGAGTAACTTCATAATTATATGCTGCGTTAGACGCAAAAACCGCTGTTGCGGCAACCATAGCTAAAGCAATCTTTTTCATATTTAGAATTCCTTTCTTAGGATTTATTTTAAAGTGGTTACATTTTAACTGAATAAAATTTAACCGACTCTAAATCATAATTTAATTAACAATGTAAATTTGAAATTTACACAACTTAAATTTTGCAAATGCAAAAGCACTTGCAAAAATTCATTAACGTTTAGAGAATTGTGGGCTTCTTCTAGCCTTTCTTCTACCAAATTTCTTACGTTCAACAACACGAGAATCTCTAGTTAGCAAGCCTTTTGGTTTAAGTGCTGCTCTAAAATCAGCATCCATATCAGCTAAAGCACGTGAAATACCGTGTCTTAAAGCCTCTGCTTGTGCTGAATAACCACCACCTAAAGTTGTAGCTACTACATCTATTAAACTCTCTTGTTTAGTAACTAGAAGTGGCTGAATTACTTTAAGTTTTATAGCTTCATGTCCACCAAGCCAAGTATTAAGATCCATACCATTTACTACGATTTTACCGCTTCCAGCTTTTATCCAAACCTTTGCTACGGCAGTTTTTCTTTTACCAGTTGCATAAACTTTTGCCATAATTATTTTCCTTCTTTTTTAGCTATTTGTGCCGTATGAGGATGCTCACTGCCAGCATAAACTTTTAGTTTTTTTATCATCTCTCTTCCAAGTTTAGTTTTTGGAAGCATTCCACGAACAGCTAATTTAAATAGTTTTTCTGGCTTATTTGCTATCAAATCGCCAAATTTTTCACTCTTTACGCTACCAAAGTATCCTGAGTGTCTGTGATAAAGTTTATCTTCAGCTTTGTTATTACCAGTAAATTCTACTTTTGAAGCATTTATGATGATAACATAGTCGCCACAATCTACGTTTGGCGTGAAGCATGGTTTGTTTTTGCCACGAAGTATAGTTGCTACCTCAGTTAGCAATCTACCAAAACGTTTACCAGCTGCATCAACAACGATCCAGTCTCGTTTAACTTCGTTTGGCTTTGTTATTTTTGTCATTTTCTTACCTTTGCCAAGTTAATTTTTGAGTTGTGATTGTATTTAAACAATGCTTTTATAAAGCTTAAATTAAGTAGCATTTAAACTTCAATATATGAAATTTTTCCATCAATAGCGTAGAAGATGACGGCGATTATACTATGCTTTGGATAAAATTTACTTAATGCCTCTTTGTATTCTCCAACTTGTTTTTTATTTTCCTCAATATTTTTATCTGTCGTTTTATAGTCAATCACGCAAATTTTGCTCTCTCCAATACAAAATAAGTCCATCTGTTTTAGTTCGTTTTTTACTTTAAATGGCTGCTCTTTGTAAATTTCTTTATCTTTTATACACTTTAGAAATTTTGGCTCATTTATTAGCATTTTTGCCCGTTTAAAGGCATCTTCAAGTCTATCAGGTGAGAGAAATTTATAAAATTTATTTAGCATTAAACTCTTAGCTTTTAAAAGCAAATTTTCATCAAATTTCTCACTCATCTCAAGCAAATAGTGAAACGCTAAGCCAAAATAGATTGCCTCTAAATTTTTACCGCTCGTTTTTTGCTCTCTTGCTTCTAGATCTTGCCTTTCTATCTTTAAAATTTCAGGCATTTTTTCATCTTTTGTAGCCTCTTTTTGCTCGCTCTTGCTAGGCAAAATTTTGCCAAAGCTAAACTCCTTTAGATCAAGATAGTCGTTTACTTCGCTTTTATCACTTCTAGTATAAAACGAAAAAAAGCTAGGGCTATTTCCACTTGGAGCAGCTTGTTTAATGATGATAAGCGACTTTGTAGCTCTAGTAAAAGCAACGTAAATTTTATTGATATTTTCTTGCTTCTCAAGCTCTTTCATTTGCTCCAACACACCAGCATACTCAGGGTCAAAATTTTCTCTACCAGAAATTCTACTTTTTACTATCCACTCGCCTTTTTCGCTATATTCGGTTATAAAGTTTGAGTCATCGCCTCTGCCTTTACTCATCATATCACAAACTATCACGTGAGCAAACTCGAGCCCTTTTGACTTATGAACAGTCATTATCTTTACGCCGTCAGCATTTTTAGGACTGATTTTAGAACTAAAATTTTCAAGATTAAAGATAAAATCGCTTAAATTTTTGTAGCCACTGCTTAGCTCAAAAAGCCTTAGAATATCAACATCAGCCATATTTATATATAAATTTTTAGCTAGATAAAATAGGCTTTTTGTCGCACTATCTTCAGCTTTTATTTTTAGCCTTTTAGGATTTGTATTTACAAGTGCTTTTACATTTTTTTCATAAATTTCTTCACCAAAAAGACAAAATTTCGCATACTCGATGATCGCTGCAACAAACGGTGTTCGCTTTAGCTCCAAGGTGCCTTCATTTACGCTTTTTATCCCCTCACTGCTAAGCACCTCTGAGATGAGGCTGATATCGCTATTTTTCCAGCAAAGCACAGTTATCTCACTTGCATTTACGCCAGCTGCAAGTAGCTCTTTTACTTGTGAAAGTGCTGCACCCGCGATATCTTCATCGCTTAGCACGCGCAAGTAGCCGTAATCATCTTCCTTGGCCTCAAAATAAGGACACTCGCCACTTACTTTGTAGCTTAGCTCCTTATCTTTTTTAGCTGGCTCTTGTGGCTCAAAACTAAGTCCATATCTATGATAAATTTCTTCAAAAACAGCATTATTAAATTTCACCAAAGCCTTTAAACTGCGGTAGTTACTAGGCAAATTTTCTATATCTATCTGACTAAAATCATCTCCAAGCTTATCGAAAAGCTCTTTTTTACCGCCCCTAAATTTATAGATACTTTGCTTAGTATCTCCAACGTAAAAAAAGCTTCTAAGTCCGTTTTGTCCGTATCCTGAAACGATTTCAGTGATGAGCGGCAAGATGATCTCATATTGGATCACATTTGTATCTTGAAACTCATCTATCAAAAGGTGATTTATGCGGCCATCAAGCCTAAAATAAAGCACATCTTTATCAAAATTTTCAACCAAAAGCTTAAATACCAGCTTATTTATATCAGCAAAACTTAAAGCATTTATCTCTTTATTTAGCTCTAAATTTGAGTGTTTATAAACATTTAAGAGCTTACTAAAACCGCTAAGTCTGTATCTTTCAACCTCCAAAATATACTCTTTTGCTGCCTCTTTTAAATCGTTAAAGAGCCTATCAAGCTCACTTGTATAAATTTTGCTAAAAGTGCGGTAATCTAGGCTCTCTCTTTCAAAGACCTTATTTTTAAAAAGCTCAAACAAATTTTGCTCACTAAATGTCTTTTTAGCCGTATCACTAGCACCATTTTGCAAGGCTATATGCTCATTTATCTCCTTTTGTGCTGCTCTTA from Campylobacter concisus encodes:
- a CDS encoding tetratricopeptide repeat protein, encoding MKKILPFLAPICLFASSCDELIQESVRKFYKSDRNLERAINLAEQATDVCLKEGNTEQAITSLINSASICMVNKEPQKALELSQRALELAANVSDKLLLARSYHSLGAAQKALGRYDEALANFQEALKIYDNAPNAPMNDELICIKGIASAYYLKNDFDKAHENYLLALNLLDITPELSGNELVRSELLVELANDLAKLKQKDEAAKNYKKVLEILNGKEQNPRARDLLERANKGLNGLN
- a CDS encoding non-canonical purine NTP pyrophosphatase, with product MKIVLATSNLDKVKEIKEFLKGYEIYALSEVVKPFEIVEDGSSFQQNALIKSKAVFAKLKEQGLEDEFISLSDDSGISVDALGGEPGIYSARYFDLDENGKVCGKNANDANNRAKLISKLKALNLKSSPAHYTACIAISSKFGDYTTHGFMYGKAVNEEHGTNGFGYDALFIPDGFTKTLGELDNETKLKISHRSKGLELANFVLKSLKKNFS
- a CDS encoding MFS transporter → MLKSVLPLSFIIASRFLGLFIVLPVLSLYALNLRGANEFLVGLIVGVYAISQMIFQVPFGALSDRIGRKKTLTIGLLVFIIGSIICAHTSDIFTMLFGRFLQGVGAIGAVATAMISDYITEERRSKAMAIMGAFIGLSFTLSMVLGPLLARSFGLSSLFYLSAALSLLCIVLLYTVVPKEIKVSAKSEKVPFGKLFLQKDYMIINFTSFMQKMLASIAFLVIPIVLVKEYGYESSELYKVYTLGAVLGFLAMGLAGALGDGKGLSKVILIAGTLLFALTYTIFAISFTLFIFVLGVAIFFIGFNLHEPIMQSTATKFVKSSQKGSALGVFNSFGYLGSFVGGAFGGYILHAFGFKVLAVICVVLCVIWLILLFSLSDPRIFKNIYLSPEVSLNLELLNGQKGVVDYYKNEKNQVIKFDSRLISEAALKESLKF
- a CDS encoding NAD(P)/FAD-dependent oxidoreductase, which gives rise to MIYDVIIIGAGASGLFLGANLKDKKVAILEKNSSAGKKILTSGGGRCNITNRFISAKNYLGEQKIIEQILKVLTPDQVLKFFSELKFSEQKQNQFFCNSGAKSVLSVLLKRQNTEIFYNKEVLGAKKVDEIFEILTKDEKFRARNLVIASGGLSYKALGASDIGYKIANDFGIETSALAPALVGFSVQKDEFWFKELSGVSLNAEVEINSKNESHKFSGDLLFTHRGISGPAILNASLFWQKGRICINFLPKFNEKNLINGKKQLSSVLPLPKRFVLEFLRNFGLKDRAFYEFNDNDRQIIKRLFAYEFAPAGTFGFERAEVTKGGVKSEFLDENLQAYNVKGLYFVGEVLDITGMLGGYNLHFAFASALKVARVLNL
- a CDS encoding HAD family hydrolase, producing MNKTILFDLDGTLIDSTSAILKGFDRAFLSHGKKEPDHNALKSLVGHPLEIMFERLGASKNLIDSYIKEYKACYEKIYLDETVLLDYANEALKEASSFADVGIVTTKTSKFSIILLEHLGVMKYIKTVIGRDDVANPKPNPEPINLALTRLNKDKNNAFMVGDTIMDLMAAQAAFVTGVGLTCGYGQKSDLEKFSKHIFSNPFEAVSFIKEV
- a CDS encoding OmpA family protein → MKKIALAMVAATAVFASNAAYNYEVTPTIGGVHPEGNLRVKDHNFVGVRAARNLEDFFFDQVELGVDYTQKAKEKTGSLTREGRVLRYHANLVKDIVDFGQVSLYGLVGAGYEDVPAIFVKNEDGGFGQYGFGLRYQVTDRFALKAEARDAIKFEHADHNLFYSLGFGIGLDSKAAPVVAAAPVAAATPAATPVLDDDNDGVPNDIDQCPNTPAGVVVDERGCEKVIVLRDLDVNFAFDSYKVGPKYAAEIKKVADFMGEHPDYKVVLAGHTDSVGAEAYNQKLSEKRAKAVADVLAGYGVSEDKISTVGYGELKPIATNKTKEGRAQNRRVEATFNK
- the rpsI gene encoding 30S ribosomal protein S9, with translation MAKVYATGKRKTAVAKVWIKAGSGKIVVNGMDLNTWLGGHEAIKLKVIQPLLVTKQESLIDVVATTLGGGYSAQAEALRHGISRALADMDADFRAALKPKGLLTRDSRVVERKKFGRRKARRSPQFSKR
- the rplM gene encoding 50S ribosomal protein L13, translating into MTKITKPNEVKRDWIVVDAAGKRFGRLLTEVATILRGKNKPCFTPNVDCGDYVIIINASKVEFTGNNKAEDKLYHRHSGYFGSVKSEKFGDLIANKPEKLFKLAVRGMLPKTKLGREMIKKLKVYAGSEHPHTAQIAKKEGK
- a CDS encoding RecB-like helicase; the encoded protein is MKDFLALKASAGSGKTFALSVRYIALVLKGENINEIIALTFTKKAANEMKERIITTFLDLQNKKDELDKLCKELSLSQDEVIKRRDEKLDMFLQSELKIYTFDAFFSGILKKFSQNLGLSPDYSVQDSLQDLAWKKFVKEASKDQKLLSELALMMIISSQKEASFSQTLAKFYESFGGELKDSGASYPDDSKVRAAQKEINEHIALQNGASDTAKKTFSEQNLFELFKNKVFERESLDYRTFSKIYTSELDRLFNDLKEAAKEYILEVERYRLSGFSKLLNVYKHSNLELNKEINALSFADINKLVFKLLVENFDKDVLYFRLDGRINHLLIDEFQDTNVIQYEIILPLITEIVSGYGQNGLRSFFYVGDTKQSIYKFRGGKKELFDKLGDDFSQIDIENLPSNYRSLKALVKFNNAVFEEIYHRYGLSFEPQEPAKKDKELSYKVSGECPYFEAKEDDYGYLRVLSDEDIAGAALSQVKELLAAGVNASEITVLCWKNSDISLISEVLSSEGIKSVNEGTLELKRTPFVAAIIEYAKFCLFGEEIYEKNVKALVNTNPKRLKIKAEDSATKSLFYLAKNLYINMADVDILRLFELSSGYKNLSDFIFNLENFSSKISPKNADGVKIMTVHKSKGLEFAHVIVCDMMSKGRGDDSNFITEYSEKGEWIVKSRISGRENFDPEYAGVLEQMKELEKQENINKIYVAFTRATKSLIIIKQAAPSGNSPSFFSFYTRSDKSEVNDYLDLKEFSFGKILPSKSEQKEATKDEKMPEILKIERQDLEAREQKTSGKNLEAIYFGLAFHYLLEMSEKFDENLLLKAKSLMLNKFYKFLSPDRLEDAFKRAKMLINEPKFLKCIKDKEIYKEQPFKVKNELKQMDLFCIGESKICVIDYKTTDKNIEENKKQVGEYKEALSKFYPKHSIIAVIFYAIDGKISYIEV